One region of Cyanobium sp. M30B3 genomic DNA includes:
- a CDS encoding gamma-glutamyltransferase family protein translates to MANPAFLDRRSPVFAGRAIASSSSPLVTRVGLRVLEQGGNAADAAVAMAGMLALAEPMMSGLGGDTMVLVWSANEQRVFGLNGSGRAPSGASLERVGPVPLMPDHGAASVTIPGAVDGWCALLERFGTRSLQQLWEPVIAYAREGYPVGESIAGFWGLGSALLGPSGAMQLGELLLPDGAPPQPGQLMRLPQLADTLERVAREGRRGFYEGPVGEAIATTISAGGVPTTMADVAAQQHQAEWVEPLSVGYRGRDVLGMPPNCQGVVALHALGILDALPLASMDEAERLHHQIEAIRLGFELAIDVVGEPTPEMLERLRQELSPEGLAATRSRITSRARPATRPQGGNSGDTSYVCAVDGEGNAVSLMTSICGLFGSGLVAGNTGVLLNNRAAQFSSQPGHPNALAPGHRPRHSILPALVLRDGLPEFVMGVIGGNAHPQGLTQILVNALDLGMNPQQAVDAPRFKLIMQSGAVHIDPQFNPDVGHELVARGHQLGDSYGFIGFKGGAQMVRLHRDTAGQCTSLEAGVDHRLDGVALGF, encoded by the coding sequence ATGGCCAACCCTGCCTTTCTGGATCGCCGTTCGCCTGTGTTTGCAGGGCGTGCCATAGCCAGCTCCAGCTCGCCCCTGGTAACCCGCGTTGGCCTGCGGGTGCTGGAGCAGGGGGGCAATGCCGCTGATGCCGCCGTGGCCATGGCCGGCATGCTGGCGCTGGCCGAACCGATGATGAGCGGCCTGGGCGGCGACACCATGGTGCTGGTGTGGTCGGCGAACGAGCAGCGGGTGTTTGGCCTCAATGGCAGCGGCCGAGCCCCGAGCGGCGCCAGCCTCGAGCGGGTCGGGCCAGTCCCGCTGATGCCGGACCATGGCGCGGCCTCGGTCACCATTCCCGGCGCCGTGGATGGCTGGTGCGCCCTGCTGGAGCGGTTCGGCACGCGGTCGCTGCAGCAGCTATGGGAGCCGGTGATCGCCTACGCGCGCGAGGGCTATCCGGTGGGCGAGTCGATCGCGGGGTTCTGGGGCCTCGGCTCCGCATTGCTGGGGCCCAGCGGAGCCATGCAGCTGGGAGAGCTGCTGTTGCCCGATGGCGCCCCCCCGCAGCCGGGCCAGCTGATGCGCCTGCCGCAGCTGGCCGACACCCTGGAGCGCGTGGCCCGGGAGGGCCGCCGGGGCTTCTACGAAGGCCCCGTGGGCGAGGCGATCGCCACGACGATCAGCGCAGGTGGAGTGCCCACCACCATGGCCGACGTGGCTGCCCAGCAGCACCAGGCCGAGTGGGTGGAGCCCCTCAGCGTGGGTTACCGCGGCAGAGACGTGCTGGGCATGCCACCCAATTGCCAGGGGGTGGTGGCTCTCCATGCCCTCGGCATCCTCGACGCTCTGCCGCTCGCCTCAATGGATGAAGCAGAGCGCCTGCACCACCAGATTGAAGCGATCCGTCTGGGCTTTGAGCTGGCCATCGATGTGGTGGGCGAGCCCACCCCCGAAATGCTGGAGCGACTGCGGCAGGAGCTCAGCCCGGAGGGTCTGGCCGCCACCCGCAGCCGCATCACCAGCCGGGCCCGGCCCGCCACCAGACCTCAGGGCGGCAATTCAGGCGACACCAGCTACGTGTGCGCGGTGGACGGCGAGGGCAACGCCGTGTCGCTGATGACCAGCATCTGCGGGCTGTTCGGTTCGGGGCTGGTGGCGGGCAACACGGGCGTGCTGCTCAACAACCGGGCGGCCCAGTTCTCCAGCCAGCCGGGCCATCCCAACGCCCTGGCGCCCGGCCACCGCCCACGCCATTCGATCCTGCCGGCGCTGGTGCTGCGCGATGGACTGCCGGAATTCGTGATGGGCGTGATCGGCGGCAACGCCCACCCCCAGGGCCTCACGCAGATCCTGGTGAACGCCCTCGACCTGGGCATGAATCCCCAGCAGGCCGTGGATGCACCGCGCTTCAAGCTGATCATGCAGAGCGGTGCGGTGCACATCGATCCGCAGTTCAATCCAGACGTGGGCCACGAGCTCGTGGCCCGCGGCCATCAGCTCGGCGATTCCTATGGCTTCATCGGCTTCAAGGGGGGCGCCCAGATGGTGCGCCTCCATCGCGATACAGCCGGCCAGTGCACCAGCCTGGAGGCCGGCGTGGATCACCGGCTCGATGGGGTGGCCCTGGGCTTCTGA